Within the Candidatus Methylomirabilota bacterium genome, the region ACATCTACCCGGAGTGGGAGTTCGCGGCTCGGCAGGACCCGGAATTCGTTGAGACCTACAATCGGATCTACGAGCTGGGGCTTGGAGAGGGCAAGCACGTCTCGGCGAAAGTCCGCGAGTTCGTCGCCATCGCGCTCCTCGCCTTCCGCGGGGCGGAACGGGCCGGCCTCGTGGCGCACATGGAGCGCGCGATCCGTTTGGGCGCCACGAAAGAGGAGCTGTTCGAGGTCCTCGAAACCTGCCTGGTGCCGGGCGGCGCCCCGACCTTCCACCGCGGGCTGGGCGCCCTCTTGGAAGTGAAGGGCTGATCGCGGCGCGCTACTTCTTCAGGCGCAGGTCCTCGTACGGCGCCGAGTAGAGGTGGCCGACGATGAGGCCTAAGCCCGGCTCGGCCACGCGGGCGCCGAACCCGTTCAGAAGCACCGGCTCGACGATGGGGGCGAACATGACCTTCTCGTGCACGAGCTGCTGGATCCGGTGGAGGATCGCCTCGCGCTTCTTCGCGTCCATCTCGCGCGCCTGTTCCCGGTAGAGCCCGTCGATGTCGGGATAGCCCCCGTAAGAGCGGATGCCGCCCGAGATCACGAACGCCTCGATGCGCGTGGCGGCGTTGCCGGCGGCCGCGCTCCCCACGCGCACCATGTGCTTGAAGCCCTTCTCAGAGTCCGTGTTGAGGTAGGCGGCGCGCTCCAACACGCGGAGCCGCGTGCGGATCCCCACAGCCTGGAGGTCGTTCACCACCGCCTCGCCCACGGGAGCGTACGTGTTGTCCGTGGCCACCTCCACGGCGTCGAAGCCGCGCGGATAGCCCGCCTCCGCCAAGAGCCGCCGCGCCCGCTCGGGATCGTAGGGGTAGGCGGGCGCCGGCCAGGCGAACGCGAAGTCGCGCGGGATGATGCTGGCGCTGAGCCGTCCGTGGCCCAGGTACTCGGCGTTGTTGATCTCCTTGCGGTTGATGGCGAGGCTGGCCGCCAGCCGCACGCGCTGATCGTGCCAGGGAGATTTCGGGTTCCATTGCTCGGTGAAGGTCAGCCACTCGGTGAACGTGCCCGCGACGGGCTTGAGCGTGAGCCCGGGCGTGCGCGCGAGCTCCTGCGCCAGCGCGCCGCGGATGGAGTACGCGAAGTCCGCCTCGCCCCGCTTGAGCATCGCGAGCCGCGTGCTCTCGTCCGGCACGGCGCGGAACACCAGCCGCTTCACCGACGGGACTTTTCGCCAGTAGCTCTCGTTGGCCTCCAGCACCAGCTCGATGCCGGGTGAGAAGGACACGAGCTTGTAGGGACCGGCACCGACCGGCGCGCGCTTGAAGCCGTCGTCGCCCACGCGCTCGACATAGCGCTTGGGGACGATCCAGGCAGCGCCCGTGGCGGGCGTCGCGTAGAAGGTCAGGAAATCGGGCCAGGGCGCCTTCAGGATGAACCGGGCGCGGTGGGCGTCCACGACCTCGACCCGCGCCACCCGCTCGTGGAGCGCCTTGGCCGAGCTGCCGCGGTAGCGCTCGAACGAGAACTTCACGTCCTCGGCGGTGACGGGATCGCCGTTGTGGAAGGTGACGCCCTTGCGGAGCGCGAACTCGTAGACGAGGCCGTCGCGCGAGGTGGTCCAGGATTCGGCGAGGCTCGGCGCCATCGGCTGGCCGGGCATCGGCTTCACGAGCGCATCGTGGAGCGCGTAGAGGACCATGAATGGCACGATCACGCCCTGCGTCTCAGCCGGATCGAACCAGCTCGGCGCAAGCGAGACATGGACCGCCCACGTCATCTGGCCCTCGGGCGCCGCTGCCGACAGGGACGCGCACCACGGCCCCAGGGTCAACAGCGCGCCCAGCGCGATCGCTCGGATTCGATTCATGCCAGCGATACTGCGACCTGTCCGCGGGCCCGTCAAGCAGTTGCTCGCGGAGCCCCGCTTGGCCTATGCTCTTGCCCTGCGAAAGGAGCAGATCCACGTGGATCGCACGAAAAGCGCCGTCACGCCTGAACGGTTTGCCAGCGGCATGACTTTCAACCAGTACGTTCAGTACGTCGGCACGCCCGAGAATCTCGCGCGTGAGGCGGGATGGTGGCTTGGGCCGGAGCGGAAAGACTTCAGCGGGCATCGCCGCGAGTGGCACGGGCGCGTCGAGCTCAGCGAGGCGCAGGCCGGCGCGATGCGGTGGCTCGCGGAGCAGCCGGACGGCCCCGCCAAGATCCTCGTGATCTCGGAGGAGTGGTCGTCGGACTGCCGCCGTGACGTGCCCATGTTCGCGCGCATCGCAGAGACCGGCAGGATGGAGCTGCGCATCTTCACGCGCGACGGGCAGAAGTTCAGCCGCGAACCGAGGGCGAACCCGGCCGACTCGCCGAACGCCGACATCGTGAACGAGTTCCTCCGGGAGCGAGACGGCCAGACGTACCAGTCGGTCCCCGTCGCGGTCTTCTACACGAAGGAGTTCCAGTACCTCTATCACTACAGCGAGTTTCCGGCGATCTATCACAAGGAGCGCCTGGCCGCCGCGATGCAGGCGAGAAGTGCGGGCGACACCAGAGAGCAGCGGTGGGAGAGCTTCATCCGCGACTGGAGGGCGCTCCAGGAGGGGCCGTTCTTCCCCATGTGGGCGTCCGCGACCGTTGACGAGATCCTCTCCGCGCTTCACGAGCGGATGGTGGTAGGCTCGCTCGCGTAGCGGCACATACGGTGGCATTCAAAGGAGACTCACCATGCTGATGCGCAAGCTGGGCCGGACAGGGCTGCGAGTATCCGCCCTTTGTCTCGGCGGCAACACGTTCGGGTGGACCACGGACCAGAAGGCGTCGGAGGCCGTGCTCGACGCCTACGTCGAGGCTGCCGGCAACTTCATCGACACGGCGGACGTCTACTCCCGCTGGGCGCCGGGCAACAAGGGCGGCGAGTCGGAGAACGCGCTCGGGATATGGATGACGGCGCGCAAGAATCGCCACGCGGTGCTCATCGCTACAAAGGTGATGGGGCCGATGGGGCCGGGGCCGAACGACACGGGCCTCTCGCGCCAGCACATCATGGAAGGGGTCGAGGCCTCGCTGCGGCGGCTGCAGACCGACTACATCGACCTCTACCAGGCGCACTGGGACGATCGCGACACGCCGCTCGAGGAGACGCTGCGCGCCTTCGACGACCTGGTGCGCCAGGGTAAGGTGCGCTATCTCGGCGCCTCGAACTACCACGCGTGGCGGCTGACGCGCGCGCTCTGGGAGAGCGACAAGCGCGGCTACGTGCGCTACGAGTCGATCCAGCCGAAGTACAATCTCGTATTCCGCGACGAGTACGAGCGCGAGCTCGAGCCGCTCTGTCTCGAGCAGGGCGTGGGCGTCATCCCGTACTCCTCGCTCGGCAGCGGGTTCCTGTCGGGCAAGTACCGCCCCGGCGCGGATCTGCCCAAGACGGCCCGCGCCGTCAACGTGCAGAAGGGCTACATGAACGACCGCGGCTTCGCCGTCCTCGCCGCGGTGGACAAGGTGGCCGGCAAGGTCGGCGCGACGCCGGCGCAGGTCGCGCTCTCCTGGCTCGCCCACCGCCCCGGCATCACCGCGCCGATCGCCAGCGCAACCTCCGTGGTCCAGCTCAAGGAGCTGATAGGCGGCATCGAGCTCAAGCTGGACGAGGAGGCGACCGCCACGCTCGACAGCGCGAGCGCCTGGAAGGAAGCCTAGCCGGCGCCCGGATCGGGCCTTGCGTTTGAGATCACACATTGTGATCTCAAAGCCGCGGCGGCGTCGTGGGTTATTCGAAACATGAAGTCTTCCTATCTGATAGAGGAGGTGCCGAGATGGCGGTCGAGTTCGGCGTGCTGCTTCCCACCCGCGAGGCTGTCATGTCCGGCCGCCCGGAGACGGCTCCGATGCTGACCATGGCGGAGCGCGCTGAGGCCGCGGGCTTCGATTCCGTGTGGATCGGCGATTCGCTGATTGCCAGGCCGCGCCACGAGCCGCTCACCCTGCTGGCCGCCGTCGCCGCGCGCACGCGGCGGGTGCGCCTCGGCACGGGCGTGCTCCTGCCGGCGCTGCGGAACCCCGTCGTACTCGCCCAGATCGTGGCGACGCTCGACCGCATCGCCGAAGGGCGCGTCATCTTAGGAGTCGGCATCGCCGCCGACGCGCCGCCCATCCGCAAGGAGTTCGCGGCCGCCGGCGTGCCGTGGGACCGCCGGGTCGGACGGTACCTCGAGACGCTTGAAATCTGTCGCGCGCTGTGGAGCCGCGACGGCGTCAGCTTCAGTGGCAAGCACTTCACGCTGGAGAACATCACGATGGAGCCGAAGCCGCATCGCCCGGGCGGGCCGCCCATCTGGATCGGCGGCAGCGGCCCCACCGCGCTTCGCGACGCCGCGAAGTACGATGCGTGGTTCCCCACCGGCCCCAGCGTGGAATTCTTCGCCGAGCACTTCCCCCGCGTGCAGGCGGCCGCCCGCGCGGCGGGCCGAGCGCCCGACGCCGTGACCGGCGCGGCGTACGTCACGCTGGCCCTCGATGCGAACACGGCCGCCGCCGAGCAGCGACTGCACGGCTTCCTCGAGGGGTACTACGGGTCGCCGGCGCGCGTGATCATGGCCCGCCAGGCGACCTACGCCGGTCCGATCGAAGCCTGCGTCGAGTGGCTCCAGCGCTGGATCAACGCGGGCGCGCGCCACATCTCCCTGCGCTTCGCCGGCGGCGACCAGTTGGCCCAGGTGGACGAGGCAGCGTCGCGGCTCCTGCCGAAGCTCAAGCGCGGCTGAGGCTGCTACCCGCCTAAGCGGATGACTGTCACAGCGGCTCTTGTAGTCGTGCCGCAAGCCAAGGAGCTGGAACCCCTACTCGGCGGGTTCGTTGCGGCGGGTTACCAACCGAGAAAATTGACTCTTGGGAGGCTTGAGTGCCACGTTTTCGAGGAGCTCCGCTTGCTGTTCACGGTGGGTGGACACGGAAAGACCCAGCTCGCGGTGCGGACTCAACACCTGATCGACCAGAGGGCGGAGTTTCAGGTTGTGATCTGCGCGGGAGCGGCTGGCAGCCTTGACGGCGACGTGGCGCTTGGTGACGTCGTTGTCGGCATGTCGACGATCGAGCACGACTACAAGCTTCGGTTCGTGCGCCAGCCGCTCCCGTCCTATCCAGCTGATGCGCATCTCCTGGCCCAGTTCCGCGTCGCTGCCAGCCAGATCGGGCGGGAGTTCCGAGTGCTTTTCGGCGCAATCGCGAGCGGTGATGAGGACATCGTCGACCCGGCCAGAGCCCGTGAACTTCGAGAGGCGACTGGGGCTCTATGCGTCGCGTGGGAAGGTGCGGGTGCAGCACGCGCGGCAAGCTTCAGCGGACTTCAGTTCTTGGAGGTGCGCGCAATCACGGATGGCGCCGACCACACAGCAGCGGCCCACTTCCAGACGAATCTTGAGCGCTCGATGCCGAATCTCGCCCAGATCTTACTGACGTGGTCCCTTGCTCGCGGGCAAGATAGCCCAACAACTGGAATGTGAGCAGACCTGC harbors:
- a CDS encoding carboxymuconolactone decarboxylase family protein; the protein is IYPEWEFAARQDPEFVETYNRIYELGLGEGKHVSAKVREFVAIALLAFRGAERAGLVAHMERAIRLGATKEELFEVLETCLVPGGAPTFHRGLGALLEVKG
- a CDS encoding ABC transporter substrate-binding protein; this translates as MNRIRAIALGALLTLGPWCASLSAAAPEGQMTWAVHVSLAPSWFDPAETQGVIVPFMVLYALHDALVKPMPGQPMAPSLAESWTTSRDGLVYEFALRKGVTFHNGDPVTAEDVKFSFERYRGSSAKALHERVARVEVVDAHRARFILKAPWPDFLTFYATPATGAAWIVPKRYVERVGDDGFKRAPVGAGPYKLVSFSPGIELVLEANESYWRKVPSVKRLVFRAVPDESTRLAMLKRGEADFAYSIRGALAQELARTPGLTLKPVAGTFTEWLTFTEQWNPKSPWHDQRVRLAASLAINRKEINNAEYLGHGRLSASIIPRDFAFAWPAPAYPYDPERARRLLAEAGYPRGFDAVEVATDNTYAPVGEAVVNDLQAVGIRTRLRVLERAAYLNTDSEKGFKHMVRVGSAAAGNAATRIEAFVISGGIRSYGGYPDIDGLYREQAREMDAKKREAILHRIQQLVHEKVMFAPIVEPVLLNGFGARVAEPGLGLIVGHLYSAPYEDLRLKK
- a CDS encoding thioredoxin family protein produces the protein MDRTKSAVTPERFASGMTFNQYVQYVGTPENLAREAGWWLGPERKDFSGHRREWHGRVELSEAQAGAMRWLAEQPDGPAKILVISEEWSSDCRRDVPMFARIAETGRMELRIFTRDGQKFSREPRANPADSPNADIVNEFLRERDGQTYQSVPVAVFYTKEFQYLYHYSEFPAIYHKERLAAAMQARSAGDTREQRWESFIRDWRALQEGPFFPMWASATVDEILSALHERMVVGSLA
- a CDS encoding aldo/keto reductase; the encoded protein is MLMRKLGRTGLRVSALCLGGNTFGWTTDQKASEAVLDAYVEAAGNFIDTADVYSRWAPGNKGGESENALGIWMTARKNRHAVLIATKVMGPMGPGPNDTGLSRQHIMEGVEASLRRLQTDYIDLYQAHWDDRDTPLEETLRAFDDLVRQGKVRYLGASNYHAWRLTRALWESDKRGYVRYESIQPKYNLVFRDEYERELEPLCLEQGVGVIPYSSLGSGFLSGKYRPGADLPKTARAVNVQKGYMNDRGFAVLAAVDKVAGKVGATPAQVALSWLAHRPGITAPIASATSVVQLKELIGGIELKLDEEATATLDSASAWKEA
- a CDS encoding LLM class flavin-dependent oxidoreductase, whose product is MAVEFGVLLPTREAVMSGRPETAPMLTMAERAEAAGFDSVWIGDSLIARPRHEPLTLLAAVAARTRRVRLGTGVLLPALRNPVVLAQIVATLDRIAEGRVILGVGIAADAPPIRKEFAAAGVPWDRRVGRYLETLEICRALWSRDGVSFSGKHFTLENITMEPKPHRPGGPPIWIGGSGPTALRDAAKYDAWFPTGPSVEFFAEHFPRVQAAARAAGRAPDAVTGAAYVTLALDANTAAAEQRLHGFLEGYYGSPARVIMARQATYAGPIEACVEWLQRWINAGARHISLRFAGGDQLAQVDEAASRLLPKLKRG
- a CDS encoding 5'-methylthioadenosine/S-adenosylhomocysteine nucleosidase, translating into MLFTVGGHGKTQLAVRTQHLIDQRAEFQVVICAGAAGSLDGDVALGDVVVGMSTIEHDYKLRFVRQPLPSYPADAHLLAQFRVAASQIGREFRVLFGAIASGDEDIVDPARARELREATGALCVAWEGAGAARAASFSGLQFLEVRAITDGADHTAAAHFQTNLERSMPNLAQILLTWSLARGQDSPTTGM